The following are from one region of the Littorina saxatilis isolate snail1 linkage group LG2, US_GU_Lsax_2.0, whole genome shotgun sequence genome:
- the LOC138958543 gene encoding KRAB-A domain-containing protein 2-like, producing the protein MDVEDRFRKCLFERYAKNKNYLLPKDCYFTMINDLKTAQVSSTTKTSRQYKLMKRYEVLQCGPNDKLIRKRSSPDEAPIFFVTLEDTYDTIKTAHIATGHGGRDRMLKELEKKFANIQRDSVELFKSYCLVCQEKQKRQKTKGVVVRPILTEEFNSRSQVDLVDYQSMEDGGYKWIMVYQDHLTKFVVLRPLTSKRACQVALQLVDIFTLFGAPVILQSDNGSEFTAVVIRELRDLWPELKLVHGKPRHPQSQGSVERANGDIKDMLTAWMSDHQTTRWSLGLKFVQFMKNRAYHSGLKRSPYRAMFGVEPRVGLSSTWLPEALIDEMQTEEDLRERVGWSSNADNASNPESAGSDLDINITSVSVQVHEESTSAGATLQELSNGDAAVIDRAFEIVQDELTMTNVTAILQEELSNGGEGVVETVQCEPSMTDATATAILHELSNGGEGVVETVQGEPSMTDATATAILQELSNGGEGVLHTENNELRLLNKRQLSINRQREASRECQKGQAERMIKRSRIELCPGQPGDNVAVPVPLVDRGRGDPRNILGIILHKTENDLYKIATRSGVLKGSFTRNEFELCAQKLLTEQDVKCDKQVSVREAVVQNSLSGGQGFTKCNCSGGKKCQTNRCKCFKRKVLCNSRCHQSLTCKNK; encoded by the exons ATGGACGTAGAGGATCGTTTTCGAAAATGTCTTTTTGAAAGATATGCCAAAAATAAGAACTATTTGTTACCAAAGGATTGCTACTTTACCATGATCAACGACCTCAAGACAGCACAGGTGTCATCGACAACCAAAACATCACGCCAGTACAAACTGATGAAGAg GTATGAGGTGCTGCAGTGCGGTCCAAATGACAAGCTGATCCGAAAAAGATCCTCACCTGATGAAGCCCCGATCTTCTTTGTCACCCTTGAAGATACCTACGACACCATCAAGACTGCACACATCGCCACCGGTCACGGAGGGCGCGATAGGATGCTGAAGGAACTGGAAAAGaaatttgccaatatccaaagaGACAGTGTAGAACTGTTTAAGTCTTATTGCCTCGTGTGCCAGGAGAAACAAAAGCGACAGAAAACCAAAGGTGTCGTCGTGCGACCTATTCTCACAGAGGAATTCAATTCCAGAAGCCAAGTGGACCTTGTGGACTACCAGTCGATGGAGGATGGCGGCTACAAATGGATTATGGTCTATCAAGATCACCTCACCAAATTTGTAGTCTTGCGACCGCTGACATCAAAAAGGGCGTGCCAAGTAGCCCTTCAGCTCGTGGACATTTTTACTCTTTTCGGGGCTCCAGTGATCCTTCAATCGGACAATGGAAGCGAGTTCACTGCAGTTGTCATCAGAGAACTACGAGATCTGTGGCCAGAATTAAAACTCGTTCATGGAAAACCTCGTCATCCTCAGTCACAAGGCTCTGTAGAGAGGGCCAACGGTGACATCAAGGACATGCTGACTGCTTGGATGTCGGATCACCAAACAACGCGTTGGTCATTGGGTCTAAAGTTCGTGCAGTTCATGAAAAACCGAGCCTACCATTCAGGATTGAAAAGATCCCCGTACAGAGCCATGTTTGGCGTCGAGCCCAGAGTTGGGCTGTCTTCCACGTGGCTGCCAGAGGCCCTGATTGATGAAATGCAAACAGAAGAGGACCTTCGAGAAAGAGTAGGCTGGTCAAGTAATGCTGATAACGCAAGCAATCCGGAGTCAGCAGGTTCAGATTTGGACATCAATATAACAAGTGTCTCTGTGCAGGTCCATGAAGAATCAACCAGTGCTGGTGCCACTCTACAGGAACTTTCAAATGGTGATGCAGCAGTCATCGACAGAGCATTCGAAATAGTCCAAGATGAACTGACAATGACTAATGTCACTGCCATTCTACAGGAAGAACTATCAAATGGTGGTGAAGGAGTCGTCGAAACAGTCCAATGTGAACCGTCAATGACTGatgccactgccactgccattCTACATGAACTATCAAATGGTGGGGAAGGAGTCGTCGAAACAGTCCAAGGTGAACCGTCAATGACTGatgccactgccactgccattCTACAGGAACTATCAAATGGTGGCGAAGGAGTCCTGCATACTGAAAATAATGAACTTCGCTTGCTCAACAAACGGCAACTAAGTATCAATCGTCAACGGGAGGCCAGCCGAGAATGCCAGAAGGGGCAGGCAGAGCGAATGATAAAGCGTAGCAGAATAGAGCTATGCCCGGGACAACCTGGAGACAACGTGGCAGTGCCCGTTCCCCTGGTCGACAGGGGTCGAGGAGATCCcagaaacattctgggaatTATTCTGCACAAGACTGAAAACGACCTGTATAAAATTGCAACAAGAAGCGGGGTACTGAAAGGATCTTTCACTAGAAATGAATTTGAACTCTGCGCACAGAAACTCTTGACAGAGCAAGATGTAAAATGTGACAAACAGGTCAGTGTCCGCGAGGCAGTTGTTCAAAATTCCTTGAGTGGAGGACAGGGCTTTACCAAATGCAACTGCTCTGGGGGGAAAAAGTGTCAAACAAATAGGTGTAAATGCTTCAAACGTAAAGTACTCTGCAACAGTCGTTGCCACCAAAGCCTgacatgcaaaaacaaatga